From the genome of Candidatus Krumholzibacteriia bacterium:
CCACCCCGGAAGCCGACGAGGTGCAGCATCTGCGCCACGCGCCGCCCTGTTTCGTGGTGAAGAACCCCATCGATCCCGCCCGCTATGGCGAGCGCTTCGACCTGCATGGGCAACTCGGGATCGAGCGTCCGGCACCTCTCGTCCTCTTCATCAGTCGCCTCATTCCCGGCAAGGGGCTGGAGGAGGTGATCGGCGCTTTCCCTCGGCTCGTCGAGCGACATGGCGCCCACCTGCTCGTGGTGGGTGACGGTCCCGTCCGCGCTGCGGCGACCGCGCTGGCTCGGTCCCTGCATTTAGAGAGCAGTGTGCACTTCCACGGCGCCGTGCCCGAAGCGGAGACCCTTCGCTTCTACAATGGTGCGGACGTGCTGGCTTTTCCCTCCCGTCTCACCGAGGGCTTACCCATGGTTCTCCTCCAGGCTATCGCTGCGGGTTTGGGCCTCGTCACCACGCGCTTGCGGGCTGCGGTGGAATACCTGCGGGAGCCGGAACATTGTCTCTTCGTCGACCCGCAGGATTCTGCCGCGATCGGCGCTGCTTTGGATCGGCTGTTGAGCGATCGAGAAGAGCTCGCACGCATGCAAGCGGCAAATCGAGCCCTGGCTCGCCGCTTCGACCGCAAGACCGTGGCCGCCGAGTTCGGCCGCGTCTACCGGGAGATCGTCGACGGGGAGTCTGCGAGCGCTGGCGATCGAGCCTCCTCTTCGCCAGGCAAATTGCGGCGGCTCGTAACCGGGCCGGAGAGGGAGAACGACGCATGATCGTCCTCGGGGTACACGACGGGCACACCGCAGCGGCGGCGCTGTTGCACGACGGACGCATCGTCGCCGCCGTGCAAGAGGAGCGCTTCACCCGCATCAAGAACTGGGCGGGATTTCCGGCGCAGTCGGTGCGCTGGCTGCTGCAGAGCCAGGGGCTCGGTACCCAAGACGTGGACGCGGTGGTGCTGAACGGGCAGCAGATGCCCTATGCCAAGAGCCGCGAGGAAATCCTGGCCGAATACGAGCGCACCGGCACACCGGGGACGACGCTGCGGCGCTTCCTCAAGCGCACCGCGGTGAAGACCGTCTACGACGACCGGCGGCGGGCGCAGCGCCGGCGGTTGGCGGCGCGCTTCGGCTTCCCGGAAGAGCGCGTGCACTTCCTCGACCACCACACGGCGCACGCCGCCGGGGCCTACTACGGCTGGGGCCGTTTCGATGCCCCCGTCCTGGTGCTGACCAACGACGGAGCCGGCGACGGCCTCTGCGCCACGGTGAGCGTG
Proteins encoded in this window:
- a CDS encoding glycosyltransferase family 4 protein, yielding MNQQRREAGDVTTGMGSVWQSGGSQRPLRVLMGVPAPGATAGGTALLLPMLVEDLRQSRDLELFHMPYGRWEEGEPLPLKIWHQIVDVARYPGRLRAADPDLVHLNTCLDRRALLRDTTFVALSRLLGRRVFLEWHGSETALLHSGALPWRALGRLLLRSVQALGTLSTPEADEVQHLRHAPPCFVVKNPIDPARYGERFDLHGQLGIERPAPLVLFISRLIPGKGLEEVIGAFPRLVERHGAHLLVVGDGPVRAAATALARSLHLESSVHFHGAVPEAETLRFYNGADVLAFPSRLTEGLPMVLLQAIAAGLGLVTTRLRAAVEYLREPEHCLFVDPQDSAAIGAALDRLLSDREELARMQAANRALARRFDRKTVAAEFGRVYREIVDGESASAGDRASSSPGKLRRLVTGPERENDA